One Aegilops tauschii subsp. strangulata cultivar AL8/78 chromosome 7, Aet v6.0, whole genome shotgun sequence genomic window carries:
- the LOC109768315 gene encoding uncharacterized protein, with amino-acid sequence MDHFHDGQHVRLRSRVHDTYYLHADDDGESVSISRRRYSLNAAWTVHIYHGDGSHLLLHGAAYGRYLAAAAKPAPFGHHGFRAEQRDYDEPVLAAIMWQAVDAGSGDGVLLRNIGGRYLRASGKLRRYLRWNARVGVEYTDNVSAMMQWIVEPIRPRARAPLIPGPIRTRVPGDLSVIMLGRKPGGWRRIRFVRASDEGLYNEDGWSALRIRGRSVYHLRNALASRVGDIDIHGQRRDMVMCVRAGLYGRLTPLVVNLPHGRYGETLDIVVMLSGTPDFGVDTFSCTAMILLMLFK; translated from the exons ATGGACCATTTCCACGACGGGCAGCACGTGCGGCTGCGGAGCCGCGTGCATGACACGTACTACCTCCACGCCGACGACGACGGGGAGAGCGTCTCCATCAGCCGCCGCCGGTACTCGCTGAACGCGGCGTGGACGGTGCACATCTACCACGGCGACGGCTCGCACCTGCTCCTCCACGGCGCCGCTTACGGCCGCTACCTCGCCGCCGCGGCCAAGCCGGCACCGTTCGGACACCACGGCTTCCGCGCCGAGCAGCGCGACTACGACGAGCCGGTTCTGGCGGCCATCATGTGGCAGGCCGTCGACGCGGGCTCCGGGGACGGCGTCCTGCTCCGCAACATTGGCGGCCGCTACCTCCGCGCCAGCGGCAAGTTACGCAGGTACCTCCGGTGGAACGCCCGCGTCGGCGTCGAGTACACCGACAACGTCAGCGCCATGATGCAGTGGATCGTCGAGCCGATCCGCCCCAGAGCGCGCGCGCCTCTCATTCCGGGCCCGATTCGG ACCCGCGTGCCCGGAGACCTCTCCGTCATCATGTTGGGGCGCAAGCCGGGCGGGTGGCGCCGGATTCGGTTCGTGCGAGCGAGCGACGAGGGGCTCTACAACGAGGACGGCTGGTCCGCGCTCCGTATCAGGGGGAGGTCCGTGTACCACCTGAGGAACGCGCTGGCCAGCCGCGTCGGCGACATCGACATCCATGGCCAGCGCCGCGACATGGTCATGTGCGTCCGAGCGGGACTCTACGGGAGGCTGACCCCACTCGTCGTCAACCTGCCTCACGGCCGCTACGGCGAGACCCTCGACATTGTCGTGATGCTGTCCGGGACCCCTG ATTTTGGTGTCGATACTTTTTCCTGCACGGCCATGATATTACTGATGTTGTTTAAGTAG